A DNA window from Arcobacter sp. LA11 contains the following coding sequences:
- the clpX gene encoding ATP-dependent Clp protease ATP-binding subunit ClpX — protein MSKLECDFCGTADSHDNPIISGDNASICKACVNAAHEIMVSGKEPELGNMVETTEEENAAVQLRTPAQLKEILDDYVIGQNRAKKVLSVAVYNHYKRIFRHNEIDDETEINKSNVLLIGPTGSGKTLLAQTIAKYLDVPLAIADATSLTEAGYVGDDVENVVTRLIQAANGDVKKAETGIIFIDEVDKVARMSENRSITRDVSGEGVQQALLKIVEGATVNVPPKGGRKHPGQDAIQIDTTNILFICGGAFDGLEEIIKKKQGGNVLGFNQEKKSKNDDEIISKVEAHDLVKYGLIPELIGRLHMIATLNEITEDDMVHILTEPKNALVKQYVKLFELDDVKLKFEKAALKEIAKLAIERKTGARGLRSILEDIMLDIMYDLPTFKDKTITITKDVVTKEKEPKIA, from the coding sequence ATGAGTAAACTTGAATGTGACTTTTGTGGAACAGCTGACTCTCACGATAACCCAATAATCTCTGGAGATAATGCCTCGATTTGCAAGGCTTGTGTTAATGCAGCACATGAGATTATGGTTTCAGGAAAAGAGCCAGAATTAGGAAACATGGTAGAAACTACTGAAGAAGAAAATGCTGCAGTTCAACTTAGAACTCCAGCACAACTAAAAGAAATTTTAGATGATTATGTAATTGGACAAAATAGAGCTAAAAAAGTTCTATCAGTTGCAGTTTATAACCACTATAAAAGAATTTTCAGACACAATGAAATTGATGATGAAACAGAAATAAATAAATCTAACGTGCTTTTAATTGGACCAACAGGTTCAGGTAAAACGCTTTTAGCACAAACTATTGCAAAATATCTTGATGTGCCTTTAGCAATTGCTGATGCAACATCTCTAACAGAAGCAGGATATGTAGGTGATGATGTTGAAAATGTTGTTACTAGACTTATTCAAGCGGCAAATGGTGATGTAAAAAAAGCTGAAACAGGAATCATTTTTATTGATGAAGTTGATAAAGTTGCAAGAATGAGTGAAAACCGTTCAATAACTAGAGACGTTTCAGGAGAAGGTGTACAACAAGCACTTCTTAAAATCGTAGAAGGTGCAACTGTAAATGTTCCTCCTAAAGGTGGAAGAAAGCACCCTGGACAAGATGCAATTCAAATAGATACTACAAATATTTTATTTATTTGTGGTGGAGCTTTTGATGGTCTTGAAGAAATTATTAAGAAAAAACAAGGTGGAAATGTATTAGGTTTCAACCAAGAGAAAAAAAGTAAAAATGATGATGAAATAATTTCAAAAGTTGAAGCACATGACCTTGTAAAATATGGACTAATTCCAGAATTAATCGGAAGACTTCATATGATTGCAACATTAAATGAAATTACAGAAGATGATATGGTTCATATCTTAACTGAACCAAAAAATGCTTTAGTAAAACAATATGTAAAACTATTTGAACTTGACGATGTAAAATTAAAATTTGAAAAAGCAGCACTTAAAGAGATTGCAAAACTTGCAATTGAAAGAAAAACTGGTGCAAGAGGTCTTCGTTCGATTTTAGAAGATATCATGCTTGATATTATGTATGACTTACCAACATTTAAAGATAAAACAATAACTATCACAAAAGATGTTGTAACAAAAGAAAAAGAACCAAAAATAGCTTAA
- a CDS encoding DEAD/DEAH box helicase family protein, which translates to MQNETQTRQELIDTKLLLSGWDVTNYAQVRQEFSNTSFVSDVKPSYGKKQFCDYVLLGREGKPLAVVEAKKSSRDPRVGQEQAKQYCYNLKAEHNIDLPFCFYTNGNDIYFWDIENYPPRKIYAYPTREDLERLRHIQNYKKSLSHEFIDTHIAGRDYQVSAIRSVMELIDKKRRDFLLVMATGTGKTRTTIALVDALLRAGYIKNTLFLVDRVALREQAIEAFKEYIPSEPIWPKFGESSISKDRRIYVSTYPTMLNIIRDEEQTLSSHFFDLIVIDESHRSIYNTYGEILEYFDALKLGLTATPTNVIDHNTFELFSCEDGLPSFAYSYEEALDHIPPYLCDFEVLKIQTKFQDDGLNKRTISLEDQKNMILEGKEIEEINYEGTQLERDVINKDTNRIIVKEFMEESIKDSDGVIPTKSIFFCMTKAHARRVEELFNSLYPEYNGELAKVIVSDDSRAYGKGGLLDQFKTQDMPRIAISVGMLDTGVDIKEVSNLVFAKPIYSYTKFWQMIGRGTRLLDPQNLKPWCKEKEKFLIMDCWDNFKYFKLEPQGKSLIPNTPLPIRFFELRLQKIESALKLDIEIAKKEIQKLQEFIELFPKNSTTIQDGKNHLDKLDSIFYRTLSKENLEFLDTYIKPLAKSIVGVDYKAMRFEKDVLEYSIYLLENDEENRVKKRDTLIALIENLLLSVNIVAKEENLITKAKEVKYWNHLKDSDLDILVKALAPLMKYRAESKLEDDDTPIFDFKDYIKKKEYVEFGADRESVSISKYKQMVEDKIKELLNQNKILQKLKEGKSLSEKEIEELAHTLHEQDPFITLDLLRRVYMNKKAPFLKFIKHILGLEELKNFPDTVSESFDKFIKEHPTLTTTQLKFLDLLKGFIIDNESLSKKDLISAPFTVIHPSGIRGVFTKTEIDEILNITQELVA; encoded by the coding sequence TTGCAAAACGAAACACAGACACGACAAGAACTTATTGATACTAAACTACTCCTATCTGGCTGGGATGTAACTAACTATGCCCAAGTAAGGCAAGAGTTTTCAAACACTTCTTTTGTATCTGATGTAAAGCCTAGCTATGGTAAAAAGCAGTTTTGTGATTATGTTCTTCTAGGTCGTGAGGGGAAGCCTTTGGCTGTAGTTGAGGCTAAAAAAAGCTCACGAGATCCCAGGGTTGGGCAGGAACAGGCTAAGCAGTATTGTTACAATCTAAAAGCTGAACATAATATCGATCTTCCTTTTTGCTTTTATACAAATGGCAACGACATATATTTTTGGGATATAGAAAACTACCCTCCTAGAAAAATCTATGCTTATCCTACTAGGGAGGATTTAGAGCGTCTTCGTCATATACAAAACTATAAAAAGTCCCTTTCCCATGAGTTTATTGATACCCATATAGCAGGGAGGGATTATCAAGTAAGTGCTATAAGATCAGTGATGGAACTGATAGATAAAAAAAGAAGAGATTTTTTACTGGTGATGGCTACTGGTACGGGGAAGACTCGTACTACTATTGCTTTAGTGGATGCTCTTTTAAGGGCTGGGTATATTAAAAATACTCTTTTTTTAGTGGATAGGGTGGCTTTAAGGGAGCAGGCTATAGAGGCTTTTAAAGAGTATATTCCAAGTGAGCCTATTTGGCCAAAGTTTGGGGAGAGTAGTATTTCTAAAGATAGGCGTATTTATGTATCCACTTACCCAACTATGTTAAATATTATACGAGATGAGGAGCAAACTTTATCTTCACACTTTTTTGATCTGATCGTGATAGATGAATCTCATAGGTCTATTTATAATACTTATGGGGAGATTTTAGAGTATTTTGATGCTTTAAAGCTTGGGCTTACTGCAACTCCAACCAATGTGATAGATCATAACACTTTTGAGCTTTTTTCTTGTGAGGATGGGTTGCCTTCATTTGCTTATTCTTATGAGGAGGCGTTGGATCATATTCCACCTTATCTTTGTGATTTTGAGGTGCTAAAGATTCAGACAAAGTTTCAAGATGATGGACTAAATAAAAGAACTATTTCTTTAGAAGATCAAAAGAATATGATTTTAGAAGGTAAAGAGATTGAAGAGATAAATTATGAAGGAACTCAGCTAGAAAGAGATGTGATAAATAAAGATACAAATCGAATCATCGTAAAAGAGTTTATGGAAGAGTCTATCAAAGATAGTGATGGGGTGATACCCACAAAGAGTATCTTCTTTTGTATGACAAAAGCCCATGCTAGAAGAGTGGAAGAGCTTTTTAACTCTTTATATCCTGAATATAATGGGGAACTAGCCAAAGTAATAGTATCTGATGATAGTAGGGCTTACGGAAAAGGTGGGCTTTTAGATCAGTTTAAAACCCAAGATATGCCGCGTATTGCCATAAGTGTGGGTATGCTTGATACGGGGGTGGATATAAAAGAGGTATCAAACCTAGTATTTGCAAAGCCTATTTACTCTTATACTAAGTTTTGGCAGATGATAGGGCGGGGTACAAGACTGCTTGATCCGCAAAACTTAAAACCGTGGTGTAAAGAAAAAGAGAAATTTCTTATTATGGATTGTTGGGATAATTTTAAGTATTTTAAACTTGAACCGCAAGGAAAAAGTCTTATCCCAAATACTCCACTTCCCATAAGGTTTTTTGAGCTTAGACTTCAAAAGATAGAAAGTGCTTTAAAGCTTGATATTGAGATAGCTAAAAAAGAGATACAAAAGCTTCAAGAGTTTATAGAGCTTTTCCCTAAAAACTCTACAACCATACAAGATGGGAAAAATCATCTTGATAAATTAGATTCTATCTTTTATAGAACTCTATCTAAGGAGAATTTAGAGTTTTTAGATACTTACATAAAACCCTTAGCCAAATCTATTGTAGGGGTGGATTATAAGGCGATGCGATTTGAAAAAGATGTGTTGGAGTACTCTATATATCTACTTGAAAATGACGAAGAAAATAGGGTAAAAAAAAGAGATACCCTTATAGCTTTAATAGAAAACTTACTTTTAAGTGTAAATATAGTCGCCAAAGAAGAGAATCTTATCACAAAAGCCAAAGAAGTAAAATACTGGAACCATCTAAAAGATAGTGATCTTGATATTTTAGTAAAAGCCCTTGCTCCGCTTATGAAATATAGGGCAGAATCAAAGCTTGAGGATGATGATACTCCTATCTTTGATTTTAAAGATTATATCAAGAAAAAAGAGTATGTGGAGTTTGGTGCAGATAGGGAGTCTGTGAGTATCTCAAAATACAAACAAATGGTAGAAGATAAGATCAAAGAGCTTTTAAATCAAAATAAAATCCTACAAAAGCTAAAAGAGGGCAAAAGTCTAAGTGAAAAAGAGATAGAAGAGTTAGCTCACACTCTACACGAGCAAGACCCTTTTATCACCCTTGATCTTTTGCGTAGGGTGTATATGAATAAAAAAGCACCTTTTTTAAAGTTTATCAAGCATATCTTAGGACTTGAAGAGCTTAAAAACTTCCCAGATACGGTAAGTGAATCTTTTGATAAGTTTATCAAAGAGCATCCTACACTTACCACTACACAGTTAAAATTTTTGGATTTATTAAAAGGGTTTATCATAGATAATGAGAGCTTAAGCAAAAAAGATCTAATATCTGCACCTTTTACAGTGATACATCCCTCTGGTATACGAGGAGTATTTACTAAAACAGAGATAGATGAAATACTAAATATTACACAGGAGTTAGTAGCATAA
- the nfo gene encoding deoxyribonuclease IV: MKYVGAHVSASGGVFNAPINATAIGAKAFALFTKNQRQWAAKPLEAKVLDKWFEELEKCGIEAKHILPHDSYLINLGHPEEEKREKSLNGFIHELERCEILKLDRLNFHPGSHLRKISEEECLDRIALSMNQAIDATNDVKLVIENTAGQGSNLGYKFEHLAHIIDKIEDKSRVGVCIDTCHMFTAGYDIRTREAYDKTWKEFDDIVGREYLMGMHLNDSKPELGSRVDRHDSLGVGKIGWDAFKFIMNDDRMDDIPMVLETINEEIWAEEIQGLYDLVEK; this comes from the coding sequence ATGAAATACGTTGGAGCACATGTTAGTGCGAGTGGTGGAGTTTTTAATGCACCAATAAACGCAACTGCAATCGGAGCAAAAGCTTTTGCTCTATTTACAAAAAATCAAAGACAATGGGCTGCAAAACCTTTAGAAGCAAAAGTACTTGATAAATGGTTTGAAGAGTTAGAAAAATGTGGAATTGAAGCTAAACACATCTTACCTCATGACTCATATCTTATAAATCTTGGACACCCAGAAGAAGAAAAAAGAGAAAAATCTTTAAATGGTTTTATCCATGAATTAGAAAGATGTGAAATACTAAAACTAGATAGACTAAATTTCCACCCAGGTTCACACTTGAGAAAAATATCAGAAGAGGAATGTCTAGATAGAATTGCACTTTCTATGAATCAAGCAATTGATGCTACAAATGATGTGAAACTAGTAATAGAAAACACAGCAGGACAAGGCTCAAACTTAGGATACAAGTTCGAACACCTAGCACATATAATAGATAAAATAGAAGATAAAAGCAGAGTAGGTGTATGTATAGATACCTGTCACATGTTTACTGCTGGGTATGATATCAGAACAAGAGAAGCCTATGATAAAACTTGGAAAGAGTTTGATGATATAGTAGGACGTGAATATCTTATGGGAATGCACTTAAATGACTCAAAGCCAGAACTAGGAAGTAGAGTAGATAGACACGATTCTTTAGGTGTTGGGAAAATTGGATGGGATGCTTTTAAATTTATCATGAATGATGATAGAATGGATGATATTCCAATGGTACTTGAAACTATCAATGAAGAGATTTGGGCTGAAGAGATTCAAGGGCTTTATGATTTAGTGGAGAAGTAA
- the lpxA gene encoding acyl-ACP--UDP-N-acetylglucosamine O-acyltransferase, with amino-acid sequence MNNIHKTAIIEDGAQLGDNITVGAFTIIGKDVKIGNGTTIASHTVIEGKTTIGENNQIFSHAAIGTIPQDLKFDGEDVELIIGNNNKIREYTLFNPGTIGGGSITKIGDNNLFMGYAHVAHDVIVGNNCVFANVATLAGHVEIDDNVVIGGLTPIHQFCKIGSNVMVAGGSVVTQDIPPFCLAEGNRAVLRGLNLNGLRRRFQDRSDIDAIKKAYKAIFESGNSISDVAKELLETNENKYVHELANFVIATKRGIPFNRK; translated from the coding sequence ATGAATAATATTCATAAAACTGCAATAATTGAAGATGGAGCCCAACTAGGTGATAATATAACTGTTGGAGCATTTACAATTATTGGTAAAGATGTAAAAATAGGTAATGGTACAACTATTGCTTCTCATACAGTTATCGAAGGAAAAACTACAATTGGTGAAAACAATCAAATTTTTTCACATGCTGCAATTGGAACTATTCCTCAAGACTTAAAATTTGATGGTGAAGATGTTGAGCTAATTATCGGTAACAACAATAAAATCAGAGAATATACGCTATTTAACCCTGGAACAATTGGTGGTGGTTCAATTACAAAAATTGGAGACAACAACCTTTTCATGGGATATGCACATGTTGCACATGATGTAATAGTTGGAAATAACTGTGTATTTGCAAATGTTGCAACTCTTGCAGGTCATGTAGAAATTGATGATAATGTAGTAATTGGTGGATTAACACCTATTCATCAATTTTGTAAAATAGGCTCAAATGTTATGGTAGCAGGAGGTTCTGTAGTAACTCAGGATATTCCACCATTTTGTTTAGCAGAAGGAAACCGTGCAGTATTAAGAGGTCTTAATCTAAATGGTCTAAGAAGAAGATTCCAAGATAGATCAGATATTGATGCAATTAAAAAAGCATATAAAGCAATATTTGAATCAGGAAATTCTATTTCTGATGTAGCCAAAGAATTATTAGAAACAAACGAAAATAAGTATGTTCACGAACTAGCAAACTTTGTTATTGCTACAAAACGTGGAATACCATTTAATAGAAAATAG
- a CDS encoding GyrI-like domain-containing protein has product MNQYEKSMQKVLNEIEKNLEYVDIQDLIAISGYSYYHFHRIFLGYTGESLKKYIRRIRLETSVNKLQCNQGNITTIALEAGYNTPSAYNKAFKEMFNCSPSKFIQNINIKKEIKMIEPLRIESIEIIDVYKVRHVGDYFKCETAWNELLEIAGNNSLLKADTKFYGISYDDPNIVAIDKLRYDACITRVQDDELAGKVEKDQISGGKYAVFAHNGSYDKLSDTYTSIYGSWIKDNEIELRDAPPIEQYLTFDVAPEDLRTLILVPIK; this is encoded by the coding sequence TTGAATCAATATGAAAAAAGTATGCAAAAAGTTCTAAATGAAATAGAAAAAAATTTAGAATACGTTGATATACAAGATTTAATAGCTATCTCTGGTTACTCGTACTATCACTTTCATCGTATATTTCTAGGGTATACAGGTGAGAGTTTAAAAAAGTATATCAGAAGAATAAGACTTGAAACCTCTGTAAATAAATTGCAGTGTAATCAAGGCAATATAACTACTATAGCTTTAGAAGCAGGGTATAACACTCCTTCTGCTTATAATAAAGCTTTTAAAGAGATGTTTAATTGTTCTCCTTCAAAATTTATACAAAATATTAATATAAAAAAGGAAATCAAAATGATTGAGCCTCTAAGAATAGAATCAATTGAAATAATTGATGTGTATAAAGTAAGACATGTTGGTGACTATTTTAAATGTGAAACTGCGTGGAATGAACTGTTAGAAATAGCAGGAAATAATAGTCTATTAAAAGCAGATACAAAGTTTTATGGAATAAGTTACGATGACCCAAATATCGTAGCTATTGATAAGCTAAGATATGATGCGTGCATTACAAGAGTACAAGATGATGAACTAGCAGGGAAGGTAGAAAAAGACCAAATCTCTGGTGGTAAATATGCAGTCTTTGCGCATAACGGTTCGTACGATAAGTTATCAGATACTTATACGTCTATTTACGGTTCTTGGATTAAAGATAATGAAATAGAGTTAAGAGATGCTCCTCCTATCGAACAGTATCTTACTTTTGATGTAGCTCCTGAAGATTTAAGAACACTAATTTTAGTACCTATTAAATAG
- the lpxB gene encoding lipid-A-disaccharide synthase, whose amino-acid sequence MKLLVCAMETSSNVHLKELKKYLNDEVELLGVFDKELGTPLYDLTHLAIMGFIDAIKKLRFFFKLRDELVDLAQDCDKVLLMDSSGFNLPLAKKLKQRYPDKEIIYYILPQAWAWKKKRVIKLEKFCTKLCSIIPFESEIYNDKEKITYVGHPLLDEITEYKTSLEKTDKIIYMPGSRKTEIINHMGVFRELTKQIKDKEHILIIPSKFNEEYIKKTYGDISNFTISNDAHSILKEAEFGFICSGTATLEASIIGTPFVMSYVAKKLDYFIGRQFVKLPFIGLANIFFHKMGKEPIHKEYFQEEVNVENLLNEYKNMNRDNYLKNSQELRDYLQFGSSKNVAKIIQN is encoded by the coding sequence ATGAAACTTTTAGTTTGTGCGATGGAAACATCATCAAATGTTCATCTAAAAGAATTAAAAAAATATCTAAACGACGAGGTAGAACTATTAGGAGTTTTTGATAAAGAGCTTGGAACCCCTCTATATGATTTAACTCACCTTGCAATCATGGGTTTTATAGATGCGATAAAAAAACTTCGATTCTTTTTTAAACTTAGGGATGAACTTGTAGATTTAGCACAAGATTGTGACAAAGTTTTATTGATGGATTCATCAGGATTCAATCTTCCTCTTGCAAAAAAACTAAAGCAAAGATATCCAGATAAAGAGATAATCTACTATATCCTTCCACAAGCTTGGGCATGGAAGAAAAAAAGAGTTATAAAGCTTGAAAAATTCTGTACAAAACTATGTTCTATTATTCCTTTTGAAAGTGAAATATACAATGACAAAGAAAAAATTACTTACGTAGGTCATCCACTTTTAGATGAGATAACAGAATATAAAACTAGCCTAGAAAAAACAGATAAAATCATCTATATGCCAGGTAGTAGAAAAACTGAAATTATAAATCACATGGGTGTTTTTAGAGAACTTACAAAACAGATAAAAGACAAAGAGCATATTTTGATTATTCCTTCAAAATTTAATGAAGAATATATTAAAAAAACTTATGGAGATATATCAAATTTTACAATTTCAAATGATGCTCATAGCATATTAAAAGAAGCAGAATTTGGATTTATTTGTTCTGGTACGGCTACACTTGAAGCTTCTATAATAGGGACACCATTTGTTATGTCTTATGTGGCAAAAAAGCTTGACTATTTTATTGGCAGACAGTTTGTAAAACTACCTTTTATTGGACTTGCGAATATCTTTTTCCATAAAATGGGTAAAGAGCCTATTCATAAAGAATATTTCCAAGAAGAAGTAAATGTAGAAAACTTATTAAACGAATATAAAAACATGAATCGAGACAACTATTTAAAAAACTCTCAAGAGCTTAGAGACTACTTACAATTTGGTAGTTCTAAAAATGTTGCTAAAATAATTCAAAACTAA
- the fabZ gene encoding 3-hydroxyacyl-ACP dehydratase FabZ, translating into MLDIMEIQEILPHRYPLLLVDRITDMEKAKSITGYKNISISEPAFQGHFPGHPIYPGVMILEGMAQAGGVLALKSNDLTNEELKNKVIYFMSIDKAKFRTPVRPGDKLEYKIEVKKLRGNLIVLDGKAFVDDSLVAEAELKAMIVDK; encoded by the coding sequence ATGTTAGACATCATGGAAATTCAAGAAATTTTACCACATAGATACCCGCTTTTATTAGTAGATAGAATTACTGATATGGAAAAAGCTAAAAGTATCACAGGGTATAAAAATATCTCTATTAGTGAACCTGCTTTTCAAGGTCACTTTCCAGGGCACCCAATTTACCCAGGAGTTATGATTCTTGAAGGAATGGCACAAGCAGGTGGAGTTCTTGCACTTAAAAGCAACGATTTAACAAATGAAGAGCTAAAAAACAAAGTTATTTACTTCATGAGTATTGACAAAGCAAAATTTAGAACACCCGTAAGACCTGGTGATAAATTAGAATATAAAATCGAAGTTAAAAAATTAAGAGGAAATCTAATCGTACTTGATGGAAAAGCTTTTGTTGATGATTCTTTAGTTGCTGAAGCAGAGCTAAAAGCTATGATAGTTGATAAGTAA
- a CDS encoding epoxyqueuosine reductase QueH, with protein MLVHICCAVDSHYFLEKIQEEFPNEEIIGFFYDPNIHPYNEYRLRYLDVDYSCKKLGIRLIEGPYNLEEWLKKVKGLENEPEKGDRCTVCFDDRLETTVKKAIELGHDKFTSTLLISPKKSQDKLEKIGAELTSKYDCEFIFRDYRSGKGSQEQGLVVKENSLYRQNYCGCLFGLSAQREHQDKVMDEMFNPISNQILPESIESRLELYKKRDDLEEKNIPYKIIKQRFLNYRLMSGITKIDKKIIPSYFLCYSTLNRNSMNGRIEYEKDEIAYLNRDEVKVLSLKSFNEIGNSTYQTVKDLMFNPPTFESELNIRNKVTNNPYGLSTILVVDELIDGKYEIELNALIYEDVKEVII; from the coding sequence TTGTTAGTTCATATCTGTTGCGCTGTTGACTCCCACTATTTTTTAGAAAAAATTCAAGAAGAATTTCCAAATGAAGAGATCATTGGATTTTTTTATGACCCAAATATTCACCCATACAATGAGTACCGATTAAGATATCTTGATGTTGATTACTCATGTAAAAAACTAGGTATAAGACTTATTGAAGGACCTTACAATCTAGAAGAATGGTTAAAAAAAGTAAAAGGTTTAGAGAATGAACCAGAAAAAGGCGATAGATGTACGGTTTGTTTTGATGATAGACTTGAAACAACTGTAAAAAAAGCTATAGAATTAGGACATGACAAATTTACATCAACTCTATTAATTTCTCCAAAAAAATCACAAGATAAACTAGAAAAAATTGGAGCAGAATTAACATCTAAATATGACTGTGAGTTTATATTTAGAGACTATAGAAGTGGCAAAGGTTCACAAGAGCAAGGTCTAGTTGTAAAAGAAAATTCTCTTTATAGACAAAACTATTGTGGTTGTCTTTTTGGTTTATCAGCCCAAAGAGAACATCAAGATAAAGTTATGGATGAAATGTTTAATCCTATCTCAAACCAAATACTTCCAGAATCTATAGAGAGTAGACTTGAACTTTATAAAAAAAGAGATGATTTAGAAGAAAAAAATATTCCGTATAAGATTATCAAGCAGAGGTTTTTAAACTATAGACTAATGAGCGGTATTACAAAGATTGATAAAAAGATTATCCCTTCATATTTTCTATGTTATTCAACACTAAACAGAAACAGTATGAATGGTAGAATCGAATATGAAAAGGATGAAATCGCATATCTAAATAGAGATGAAGTAAAAGTTCTAAGTCTAAAAAGTTTTAATGAAATAGGAAATAGTACATATCAGACAGTAAAAGACTTGATGTTCAATCCTCCTACCTTTGAATCAGAACTAAATATTAGAAATAAAGTTACAAATAACCCTTATGGTTTGTCAACTATTTTAGTTGTTGATGAGCTAATCGATGGAAAATATGAGATAGAACTAAATGCCCTAATCTATGAAGATGTAAAAGAAGTTATTATATGA